In Myxococcus guangdongensis, one genomic interval encodes:
- a CDS encoding penicillin-binding protein activator, which yields MEVLPTLRRSLIVALALLLTACPRSSRIPSGGTTGEEVPTGDPFPKKPAIEVRKDASADAALAQARQTAQATPDKKQAAEAYLSVRKAYPATTAGQDALYQAGVLFFESKDYVNARKSFNELLFENPLYTQAEDAKRKLALSAMEVGAYRDAYQTLSSLAERAEGAEKEQLLRDAARAAEGAGLYGQSLTMAVEQAGKAKTQAERDAAVARVEALVEGRADFVDIARVADGLSPSNPAWPVLTFKLARVYYHLREWNRLEETLNRFLAEAPNSPFAPQARELLARATRRVEARPRTVGVLLPMTGRYQPIGEAVLRGIQLGLEGSDIELVVKDTQGDVNKTGQAMEQLAFDDGAIAVLGPVLAEDSKRAALVAEELQVPLLTMTRQDGVTDLGAYVFRNMLTNAAQANAVADYAINVKGYKKFALLYPNIPYGVELANEFWDQVVDQGGVVRGAERYSHDQTTFTQEAKKLVGRYYLEDRGDYVEGVRDLQGENLDAFRRRKALEKVKSNVEPIIDFEAIFMPDDWRRVSLVAPALAVEDIVTNACDPRDLERIRKTTGKKELKTVTLFGANQWSSPKGRSGLPELIERGGKFVTCSVYVDGFFVDSQRPATRNFVRKYRESYKQETGKDPGLLEAIGYDSGRMLRQLVEKKEGAPRTRAQMRESLANLKDFDGATGRTSFNDKREAVKQLFLLSIDNKGVTEINVDKEREKATSATGGSGS from the coding sequence ATGGAAGTCCTGCCTACCTTGCGCCGCTCGCTCATCGTCGCGCTGGCCCTGCTGCTGACGGCCTGTCCTCGTTCCTCCCGCATTCCGTCCGGTGGCACCACGGGCGAGGAAGTGCCCACGGGGGACCCGTTCCCGAAGAAGCCCGCCATCGAGGTGAGGAAGGACGCGTCCGCCGACGCGGCGCTCGCCCAGGCGCGGCAGACGGCCCAGGCCACGCCGGACAAGAAGCAGGCCGCGGAGGCCTACCTGTCGGTGCGCAAGGCGTACCCGGCGACGACGGCGGGCCAGGACGCGCTCTATCAGGCGGGTGTCCTGTTCTTCGAGTCGAAGGACTACGTCAACGCGCGCAAGTCCTTCAACGAGCTGCTCTTCGAGAACCCGCTCTACACCCAGGCCGAGGACGCCAAGCGCAAGCTGGCGCTGTCCGCCATGGAGGTGGGCGCGTACCGGGACGCGTACCAGACGCTGTCCAGCCTCGCCGAGCGCGCCGAGGGCGCCGAGAAGGAGCAGCTGCTGCGTGACGCTGCGCGCGCGGCCGAGGGCGCGGGCCTCTACGGCCAGTCGCTGACGATGGCGGTGGAGCAGGCGGGGAAGGCGAAGACGCAGGCGGAGCGCGACGCCGCGGTGGCCCGGGTGGAGGCGCTGGTGGAGGGGCGCGCGGACTTCGTGGACATCGCGCGCGTGGCGGACGGGCTGTCGCCGTCCAACCCGGCCTGGCCCGTGCTCACCTTCAAGCTGGCGCGCGTCTACTACCACCTGCGCGAGTGGAACCGGCTGGAGGAGACGCTCAACCGCTTCCTCGCGGAGGCGCCCAACAGTCCGTTCGCGCCCCAGGCCCGGGAGCTGCTCGCGCGCGCCACGCGGCGCGTGGAGGCCAGGCCCCGCACGGTGGGCGTGCTGCTGCCCATGACGGGCCGCTACCAGCCCATCGGCGAGGCGGTGCTGCGCGGCATCCAGCTGGGCCTGGAGGGCAGCGACATCGAGCTGGTGGTGAAGGACACGCAGGGCGACGTGAACAAGACGGGCCAGGCGATGGAGCAGCTCGCCTTCGACGACGGCGCCATTGCTGTCCTGGGGCCGGTGCTCGCGGAGGACTCCAAGCGCGCGGCGCTGGTGGCCGAGGAGCTCCAGGTGCCGCTGCTCACCATGACGCGGCAGGACGGCGTCACGGACCTGGGCGCGTACGTGTTCCGCAACATGCTGACCAACGCCGCGCAGGCCAACGCCGTCGCGGACTACGCCATCAACGTGAAGGGCTACAAGAAGTTCGCCCTGCTGTACCCGAACATCCCGTACGGCGTGGAGCTGGCGAACGAGTTCTGGGACCAGGTGGTGGACCAGGGCGGCGTGGTGCGCGGCGCGGAGCGCTACTCGCACGACCAGACGACGTTCACCCAGGAAGCCAAGAAGCTGGTGGGCCGCTACTACCTGGAGGACCGCGGCGACTACGTGGAGGGCGTGCGTGACTTGCAGGGTGAGAACCTGGACGCCTTCCGCCGCCGCAAGGCGCTGGAGAAGGTGAAGAGCAACGTCGAGCCCATCATCGACTTCGAGGCCATCTTCATGCCGGACGACTGGCGGCGGGTGAGCCTGGTGGCCCCGGCGCTGGCGGTGGAGGACATCGTCACCAACGCGTGCGACCCGCGCGATTTGGAGCGCATCCGCAAGACGACGGGCAAGAAGGAGCTGAAGACGGTGACGCTCTTCGGCGCCAACCAGTGGAGCAGCCCCAAGGGGCGCTCGGGCCTGCCGGAGCTCATCGAGCGCGGCGGCAAGTTCGTCACCTGCTCGGTGTACGTGGACGGCTTCTTCGTGGACTCGCAGCGTCCGGCCACGCGCAACTTCGTGCGCAAGTACCGCGAGTCGTACAAGCAGGAGACGGGCAAGGACCCGGGCCTGCTGGAGGCCATCGGCTACGACTCCGGCCGCATGCTGCGCCAGCTCGTGGAGAAGAAGGAGGGCGCTCCTCGCACGCGCGCGCAGATGCGTGAGTCGCTCGCCAACCTGAAGGACTTCGACGGTGCCACCGGCCGCACCTCGTTCAACGACAAGCGCGAGGCGGTGAAGCAGCTGTTCCTCCTGTCCATCGACAACAAGGGCGTCACCGAAATCAACGTGGACAAGGAGCGCGAGAAGGCGACCTCCGCGACGGGAGGCTCGGGTTCATGA
- a CDS encoding ABC transporter ATP-binding protein, producing MAPRPSAHVYRRLLGYLRPYRPLLAAGVGASLVAAVATSAYAWVVGPLLRAVLTSQPVTVAGVSLPGDALLRRLPLVVIALALVKAAAQFLQGGLMQRLGQRVMADLRGFLYGRLLGQPPAFFERRHSGELLARFTSDVPLVEFSITQALSSYVKDGLQALALLTTCFLIDAKLFLFTFIVVPVTVLPINRFARSLKKVAARSLQSLGLQTSLMAEQLQNLPVVQAYGGQARALEAFDVEADKYLGEMRRSLFLRGAVSPTVELLGIAGVAMAVAWGARAVSADPELAGRLLSFLAAALLLYQPVKSLSGTLSQVLTGLAAAERLFAIADEPSPPDTGDDARPLSKALVLKDVRATYQDGREALRGVDLVVPAGKRVALVGPSGAGKTTLFSVLLGFLPTSGGQVSWDDTPLSSLKPSSVRGQLAWVPQEPVLFSGTVRHNLRLGRPEATDAELWEALKLAHAEDFVRALPGGLDESVGERGARLSGGQRQRLALARAFLCKPSVLLLDEPTSALDAESEAAVGAGLETLMRGRTVLVIAHRLSTVRDADVIAVVEEGRIVEAGTHAELLALRGRYTRLLGEGAVAA from the coding sequence GTGGCTCCTCGTCCTTCCGCACACGTCTACCGCCGACTCCTCGGCTATCTGCGTCCCTATCGTCCGCTGCTCGCGGCGGGAGTGGGCGCGTCCCTGGTCGCCGCGGTGGCCACGTCCGCGTACGCGTGGGTCGTCGGTCCGCTCTTGCGCGCGGTGCTCACGAGTCAGCCCGTCACGGTGGCGGGCGTGTCGCTGCCGGGTGATGCGTTGTTGCGACGACTGCCGCTGGTGGTCATCGCGCTCGCGCTGGTGAAGGCCGCGGCCCAGTTCCTCCAGGGCGGGCTGATGCAGCGGTTGGGCCAGCGGGTGATGGCGGATTTGCGAGGCTTCCTCTACGGGCGCCTGCTCGGACAGCCGCCCGCGTTCTTCGAGCGGCGTCACTCGGGGGAGCTGCTCGCGCGCTTCACGTCGGACGTGCCGTTGGTGGAGTTCTCCATCACGCAGGCGTTGTCATCGTACGTGAAGGATGGGCTGCAGGCGTTGGCCCTGCTGACGACGTGCTTCCTCATCGACGCGAAGCTTTTCCTCTTCACGTTCATCGTGGTGCCGGTGACCGTGCTGCCCATCAATCGCTTCGCCCGCTCGCTGAAGAAGGTCGCCGCCCGCTCGCTGCAGAGTCTGGGATTGCAGACGTCGCTGATGGCCGAGCAGCTGCAAAACCTGCCGGTGGTGCAGGCGTACGGCGGGCAGGCGCGGGCGCTCGAGGCCTTCGACGTGGAGGCGGACAAGTACCTGGGCGAGATGCGCCGCTCGCTGTTCCTGCGCGGCGCGGTGAGCCCCACGGTGGAGCTGCTGGGCATCGCGGGCGTGGCCATGGCGGTGGCGTGGGGCGCGCGCGCCGTGTCGGCGGACCCGGAGCTGGCCGGGCGGCTGCTGTCGTTCCTGGCCGCGGCGCTGCTCTTGTACCAGCCGGTGAAGTCGCTGAGCGGCACGCTGTCGCAGGTGCTCACGGGCCTGGCCGCGGCGGAGCGGCTGTTCGCCATCGCGGACGAGCCTTCACCTCCGGACACGGGTGACGACGCGCGGCCGTTGTCGAAGGCGCTCGTGCTGAAGGACGTGAGGGCCACGTACCAGGACGGGCGCGAGGCGCTGCGCGGCGTGGACCTGGTGGTGCCCGCGGGCAAGCGCGTGGCGCTGGTGGGGCCGTCCGGCGCGGGGAAGACGACGCTGTTCTCCGTGCTGCTGGGCTTCCTGCCGACGTCGGGTGGACAGGTGTCGTGGGACGACACGCCGCTGTCGTCGCTCAAGCCGTCGAGCGTGCGGGGACAGCTCGCGTGGGTGCCGCAGGAGCCGGTGTTGTTCTCGGGCACGGTGCGCCACAACCTGCGACTGGGACGGCCGGAGGCGACGGACGCGGAGTTGTGGGAGGCGTTGAAGCTGGCGCACGCGGAGGACTTCGTGCGCGCGCTGCCGGGGGGACTGGACGAGTCCGTGGGTGAGCGCGGAGCGAGGCTGTCAGGTGGACAGCGGCAGCGGCTGGCGCTGGCGAGAGCGTTCCTGTGCAAGCCGTCGGTGTTGCTGTTGGACGAGCCGACGAGCGCGCTGGACGCGGAGAGCGAGGCCGCGGTGGGCGCCGGGCTGGAGACGCTGATGCGCGGGCGCACGGTGCTGGTGATTGCGCACCGGTTGTCCACCGTGCGCGACGCGGACGTCATCGCCGTGGTGGAGGAGGGCCGCATCGTCGAGGCGGGCACTCACGCGGAGCTGCTCGCGCTGCGCGGCCGGTACACGCGACTGCTGGGTGAAGGCGCGGTCGCCGCGTAA
- a CDS encoding ferredoxin reductase domain-containing protein yields MPDWHPATVTARTPAADGLTDLVLDIQGTPLVGTHAHPGQYVRMSLPGLQPGMFAIASPPEVQGLRWEFLLKDGSPLPDALIRLPLGAQVQVSAPEGRGFPVERARGHDVLLFATGSGISAIRPVIATVRRDRSLFGRVKLYFGARTPGAFAYQGELHTWEDGGVQVVRTVSQPGASGWQGLTGYVQTHLGEEAVADARAFVCGQPGMSQGVIEALRERGVPREHIFFNF; encoded by the coding sequence ATGCCCGACTGGCATCCGGCCACCGTCACCGCCCGCACCCCCGCAGCCGATGGGCTCACCGACCTCGTGCTCGACATCCAGGGCACGCCCCTGGTGGGGACCCACGCGCACCCCGGCCAGTACGTCCGGATGAGCCTGCCCGGGCTCCAGCCAGGGATGTTCGCCATCGCCTCTCCACCCGAGGTCCAGGGGCTTCGCTGGGAGTTCCTGCTCAAGGACGGCAGCCCGCTGCCCGACGCGCTCATCCGCCTGCCGCTCGGCGCGCAGGTGCAGGTGTCCGCCCCCGAGGGCCGGGGATTCCCCGTGGAGCGGGCGCGCGGGCATGACGTGCTGCTGTTCGCCACCGGCTCCGGCATCTCCGCCATCCGGCCCGTCATCGCCACCGTGCGTCGGGACCGTTCGCTCTTTGGCCGCGTGAAGCTCTACTTCGGCGCGCGCACGCCCGGGGCCTTCGCGTACCAGGGCGAGCTGCACACGTGGGAGGACGGCGGCGTGCAGGTGGTGCGCACCGTCAGCCAGCCCGGCGCCAGCGGTTGGCAGGGGCTCACCGGCTACGTGCAGACCCACCTGGGGGAAGAAGCCGTCGCGGACGCTCGCGCCTTCGTGTGCGGACAGCCCGGCATGTCCCAGGGTGTCATCGAGGCGCTGCGAGAGCGCGGCGTGCCTCGCGAGCACATCTTCTTCAACTTCTGA
- a CDS encoding transglycosylase domain-containing protein: MLGLAGVLIPLTYLYTASKLPQLESEFDVEKLLKHSIEGERMSLRAGQFERNPRPITFNRPDFSRLPKDLVALYIRHMDCPRYFQTPREDGAAWAWRLFVGATVGSSPPGEGACERLLAMRIAQSLGISGKLELTVAAHRLHTFMQKDQLIAYDLAILYFERGIVGVEDAAFRLFKKELNELQLQEFAELQLALPPFYRYWDIRQCKNPTVLRQDRDTLLGDLAGWKLVSEDRARNATSQKLGCME; the protein is encoded by the coding sequence ATGCTCGGCCTGGCCGGCGTGCTCATTCCGCTGACGTATCTCTATACGGCCAGCAAGCTGCCCCAGCTCGAGAGCGAGTTCGACGTCGAGAAGCTGCTCAAGCACAGCATCGAGGGCGAGCGGATGAGCCTGCGCGCGGGCCAGTTCGAGCGCAACCCGCGCCCCATCACCTTCAACCGGCCGGACTTCTCCCGGCTGCCCAAGGACCTGGTGGCGCTCTACATCCGCCACATGGACTGCCCGCGCTACTTCCAGACGCCGCGCGAGGATGGCGCGGCCTGGGCCTGGCGCCTGTTCGTGGGCGCCACGGTGGGCTCGTCCCCGCCGGGCGAGGGCGCCTGTGAGCGGCTGTTGGCCATGCGCATCGCCCAGTCGCTGGGCATCTCCGGCAAGCTGGAGCTGACCGTCGCCGCGCACCGGCTGCACACCTTCATGCAGAAGGACCAGCTCATCGCGTACGACCTGGCCATCCTCTACTTCGAGCGCGGCATCGTCGGCGTGGAGGACGCGGCCTTCCGGCTCTTCAAGAAGGAGCTCAACGAGCTGCAGCTCCAGGAGTTCGCCGAGCTCCAGCTCGCGCTGCCTCCGTTCTACCGCTACTGGGACATCCGCCAGTGCAAGAACCCCACGGTGCTGCGGCAGGACCGCGACACGCTGCTGGGAGACCTGGCCGGGTGGAAGCTGGTGAGCGAGGACCGCGCGCGCAACGCGACGTCCCAGAAGCTCGGCTGCATGGAGTGA
- the dnaJ gene encoding molecular chaperone DnaJ: protein MPAAAGQKRDYYEVLGVAKTVSAQELKSAFRKVALQYHPDRNPGNNEAEEKFKEASEAYEVLSDPDRRAKYDRFGHSGNPFEGFGGAGGGFQGVNINDIFGEIFGDIFGGGRGGGRRTSSRGADLRYNLEITFEEAAFGSRPKVTIPRPKKCETCSGSGSKSGAGPRPCGTCGGNGELRYTQGFFAVSRPCGDCGGTGAVVPDPCARCKGSGKTPSEEVIEVAIPAGVDNGTRVRLTGMGEPGDRGGPPGDLYVTVIVKEHPLFQREEYEVFCEVPISFTHAALGAKIDVPTLDGKVKMTIPAGTQSGKVFRLKAKGIPHLHSQQRGDQHVRVVVETPTELSSKQRELLEKLAELSGEESHPQSKSFFAKVKELFG from the coding sequence ATGCCAGCGGCGGCGGGACAGAAACGCGACTACTACGAGGTCTTGGGTGTGGCCAAGACCGTCTCCGCGCAGGAGCTGAAGAGCGCGTTTCGCAAGGTGGCGCTCCAGTACCACCCGGATCGCAACCCGGGGAACAACGAGGCCGAGGAGAAGTTCAAGGAGGCCTCGGAAGCGTACGAGGTGCTGAGCGACCCTGACCGGCGGGCGAAGTACGACCGCTTCGGGCACTCGGGCAACCCCTTCGAGGGCTTCGGCGGCGCGGGCGGCGGGTTCCAGGGCGTCAACATCAACGACATCTTCGGTGAGATCTTCGGCGACATCTTCGGCGGTGGCCGGGGTGGCGGGCGCCGGACCAGCTCGCGCGGCGCGGACCTGCGCTACAACCTGGAGATCACCTTCGAGGAGGCCGCGTTCGGCAGCCGGCCCAAGGTGACGATTCCCCGGCCGAAGAAGTGCGAGACGTGCAGCGGCTCGGGCAGCAAGAGCGGCGCGGGCCCGCGTCCTTGCGGCACCTGCGGCGGCAACGGCGAGCTGCGCTACACCCAGGGCTTCTTCGCGGTGTCGCGTCCGTGTGGTGACTGCGGCGGCACCGGCGCGGTGGTGCCGGACCCGTGCGCGCGCTGCAAGGGCTCCGGCAAGACGCCTTCGGAAGAGGTCATCGAGGTGGCCATCCCGGCGGGCGTGGACAACGGCACGCGCGTGCGGCTGACCGGCATGGGCGAGCCGGGCGACAGGGGCGGGCCTCCGGGCGACCTCTACGTCACCGTCATCGTCAAGGAGCACCCGCTCTTCCAGCGCGAGGAGTACGAGGTCTTCTGCGAGGTGCCCATCTCCTTCACCCACGCGGCGCTGGGCGCGAAGATCGACGTCCCCACGCTCGACGGGAAGGTGAAGATGACCATCCCAGCCGGCACCCAGTCCGGAAAAGTCTTCAGGCTCAAGGCCAAGGGCATCCCCCACCTGCACAGCCAGCAGCGCGGAGACCAGCACGTGCGCGTGGTGGTGGAGACGCCCACGGAGCTGTCCTCCAAGCAGCGCGAGCTGCTCGAGAAGCTCGCGGAGCTGTCGGGCGAGGAGTCCCATCCCCAGTCGAAGAGCTTCTTCGCCAAGGTGAAGGAGCTGTTCGGCTGA
- a CDS encoding TadE family protein — protein sequence MLSRAIAPTSRQSGQAAVEAALTLPLVVFLVLGTLQLFMMLQARILAQVAVYRAVRAGSLNHADCLPMMHAAMVTMLPSVVRTDSPRALADAFRLRRDNEYRVTSSYGNVFRGPMVEIVRDSPDVAWVNSLAFNEDLLFDQPTDSDAALDSRTLEIRMVAWYYMRIPFANWVMSRMFLAHFGLRRYTATNPLMPAQKQSEWWNDEAPPLGPDDWPGGALDERMVSWSRQGHFVFPIQVHAAMRMMTPVMAQNFPRGAECPVTGF from the coding sequence ATGCTTTCCCGCGCCATTGCACCCACATCCCGGCAGTCCGGACAGGCAGCGGTGGAAGCGGCCCTGACGCTCCCGCTGGTGGTGTTCCTGGTGTTGGGGACGCTGCAGCTCTTCATGATGCTGCAGGCGCGAATCCTGGCGCAGGTGGCGGTGTACCGGGCGGTGCGGGCCGGCAGCCTCAACCACGCGGACTGCCTGCCGATGATGCACGCGGCGATGGTGACGATGCTGCCGTCGGTGGTGCGCACCGACAGCCCCCGGGCGCTGGCGGACGCGTTCCGGCTGCGACGGGACAACGAGTACCGGGTGACCAGCTCCTACGGGAACGTGTTCCGGGGGCCCATGGTGGAGATCGTCCGCGACTCGCCGGACGTGGCGTGGGTGAACTCGCTCGCCTTCAACGAGGACCTGCTCTTCGACCAGCCCACGGACAGCGACGCGGCGCTCGACAGCCGCACGTTGGAGATCCGCATGGTGGCCTGGTACTACATGCGCATCCCCTTCGCGAACTGGGTGATGAGCCGGATGTTCCTGGCCCACTTCGGTCTGCGTCGGTACACGGCCACCAACCCGCTGATGCCGGCGCAGAAGCAGTCGGAGTGGTGGAACGACGAGGCGCCGCCCTTGGGTCCGGATGACTGGCCAGGGGGCGCGCTCGACGAGCGCATGGTGTCGTGGAGCCGGCAGGGCCACTTCGTCTTCCCCATCCAGGTCCACGCGGCGATGCGGATGATGACGCCGGTGATGGCCCAGAACTTCCCGCGAGGCGCCGAATGTCCCGTCACCGGCTTCTGA
- a CDS encoding WD40 repeat domain-containing protein: MRCGVGLLAAALLAAGGGGCAHGVAALPSDVVSRLDETPGAYVTGATAGLGKGAVLNRTDFIWGLDFSPRQRRVAYTRLGSRSYFLTLWALETPPRKLGDPALNPYEFDVEGVAFSPDGGLVATAGRDGAVRLFDAATGESKGVRVTEEPLSVVAFHPEGKWLVAGGAKGLLTVLAVPDLAYVSEERGHEGPVSGVAFSPDGTLYSGGWDKHVRAWNTEVQSLSPQEARVRFERRGGSAIVVGALNGKTPVGFTLDARVPQVVITREAASQAGIDLSQLKDTVDVPGALGTTQARVARGQSLRFKALEVRDVDVAVCDACVPQGFQGVLGAPFSEKVDVAFDEQTLEARLTLKGGVQAGAAVVDTLVLARRSDFTFPAYVSDVTVDARGARLGVGLSEQKPERDRAVYERERKGVEEPRGDFNAGAVVDAASGKVLHKWPVHRGVVSTAAISPDGRSLVSGGWDKQVHLFTEGQESARGSYGFDWSVRRVRFSPDGRRVGVAAWTPQVASSSGESDPSAVLLDVGYVDGATVVPPGAPVVP, from the coding sequence ATGAGGTGTGGGGTGGGGCTGCTGGCGGCGGCGCTGCTGGCGGCGGGTGGTGGTGGGTGCGCGCACGGTGTCGCGGCGCTGCCCTCGGACGTGGTGTCCCGGCTGGACGAGACGCCGGGCGCCTATGTCACGGGCGCGACGGCGGGGCTGGGCAAGGGCGCGGTCCTCAACCGGACGGACTTCATCTGGGGCCTGGACTTCTCGCCCCGGCAGCGGCGCGTGGCGTACACGCGGCTGGGCTCGCGCTCGTACTTCCTGACGCTGTGGGCGCTGGAGACGCCGCCCCGGAAGTTGGGGGACCCGGCCCTCAACCCGTACGAGTTCGACGTGGAGGGCGTGGCCTTCTCGCCGGACGGCGGGCTGGTCGCCACGGCGGGGCGTGACGGCGCGGTGCGCCTGTTCGACGCGGCCACGGGTGAGTCCAAGGGTGTGCGCGTCACCGAGGAGCCGCTGTCCGTGGTGGCCTTCCACCCCGAGGGCAAGTGGTTGGTGGCGGGTGGGGCGAAGGGGCTGCTCACGGTGCTGGCGGTGCCGGACCTGGCCTACGTGTCCGAGGAGCGTGGGCACGAGGGGCCGGTGAGCGGCGTGGCCTTCTCCCCGGACGGGACGCTGTACTCGGGCGGTTGGGACAAGCACGTGCGCGCGTGGAACACCGAGGTGCAGTCGCTGTCGCCGCAGGAGGCGCGGGTGCGCTTCGAGCGGCGGGGCGGCTCGGCCATCGTGGTGGGCGCGCTCAACGGCAAGACGCCGGTGGGCTTCACGTTGGATGCGCGGGTGCCCCAGGTGGTCATCACCCGCGAGGCCGCGTCGCAGGCGGGCATCGACCTGTCTCAGCTGAAGGACACGGTGGACGTGCCGGGCGCGCTGGGCACGACGCAGGCGCGGGTGGCGCGGGGACAGTCGCTGCGCTTCAAGGCGCTGGAGGTGCGCGACGTGGACGTGGCGGTGTGCGACGCGTGCGTGCCCCAGGGGTTCCAGGGCGTGCTGGGCGCGCCGTTCTCCGAGAAGGTGGACGTGGCCTTCGACGAGCAGACGCTGGAGGCGCGCCTGACGCTGAAGGGCGGTGTCCAGGCGGGCGCGGCGGTGGTGGACACGCTGGTGCTCGCGCGACGCTCGGACTTCACGTTCCCCGCGTACGTCAGCGACGTGACGGTGGACGCCCGGGGCGCTCGGCTGGGCGTGGGGTTGTCGGAGCAGAAGCCGGAGCGGGACCGCGCCGTGTACGAGCGCGAGCGCAAGGGCGTCGAGGAGCCTCGGGGCGACTTCAACGCGGGCGCGGTGGTGGATGCGGCGAGTGGGAAGGTGCTGCACAAGTGGCCCGTGCACCGGGGCGTGGTGTCGACGGCGGCGATTTCTCCGGATGGGCGCTCGCTCGTGTCCGGGGGCTGGGACAAGCAGGTGCACCTCTTCACGGAGGGGCAGGAGTCCGCGCGGGGCTCGTACGGCTTCGACTGGTCCGTGCGCCGTGTGCGCTTCAGCCCGGATGGGCGCAGGGTGGGCGTGGCCGCGTGGACGCCGCAGGTGGCCAGCAGCTCCGGGGAGAGCGACCCGTCCGCGGTGCTGCTCGACGTGGGCTACGTCGACGGAGCCACCGTGGTTCCTCCGGGGGCGCCTGTCGTCCCGTAG
- a CDS encoding pilus assembly protein: MSRHRLLSAPRGQALVLFALTLLLLALMVLMTLGFGMRAKERVEIQMAADAAAYSQAVAAARTFNAISVMNRAQVAHMVAMAGTQALISRSSQVYAAHMVCAPKFTLAQWELGDKDAATQTKEAQSKAGALYRAGLEIYAHLLEEHIAGQKLAVRIARGANPELEATADGAAKSFLELNGSEDVPRHGALMDAVRRGEGACGSGAVCPVGGSTRAHLNATMGSLGWTWVHNRPTGSAGFGTGGASAGAGFRRYGSAAEMDPSTYGTVSGRNSTGHDHATAIVPTQCASNAPPAPVPVLDAWVMSDERQTPQDQHVYGLRLPPGQAPEAGEPLFERHTLGMCVSCPGIWPFAMSYNVDEMWRGPSNHYAQPKLYSVLHRDYGSDARRNNPDPWNLFFRFKFSEENTTEFDLSIPLGRSRPTGRESVQRNQVALSAGIVYYHRPRAAAQGGGWREPPNFLNPFWRATLVSAEGAVDDKPAESLETAGFSEHGRTLRELEQAGYRGGSRRGAGY, from the coding sequence ATGTCCCGTCACCGGCTTCTGAGTGCGCCGCGCGGTCAGGCGCTCGTCCTCTTCGCGCTGACGCTGCTCTTGCTCGCGTTGATGGTGCTGATGACGCTGGGCTTCGGCATGCGCGCCAAGGAGCGCGTCGAAATCCAGATGGCGGCGGACGCGGCGGCCTACAGCCAGGCGGTGGCCGCGGCGCGCACCTTCAACGCCATCTCCGTGATGAACCGCGCGCAGGTGGCGCACATGGTGGCCATGGCCGGCACCCAGGCGCTCATCAGCCGCAGCAGCCAGGTGTACGCGGCCCACATGGTCTGCGCGCCCAAGTTCACCCTGGCGCAGTGGGAGCTGGGGGACAAGGACGCGGCCACGCAGACGAAGGAGGCCCAGTCCAAGGCGGGTGCCCTGTACCGGGCGGGGCTGGAAATCTACGCGCACCTGCTGGAGGAGCACATCGCGGGACAGAAGCTCGCGGTGCGCATCGCCCGGGGCGCCAACCCGGAGCTGGAGGCGACGGCGGACGGCGCGGCGAAGAGCTTCCTGGAGCTCAACGGCTCCGAAGACGTGCCCCGCCACGGGGCCCTGATGGACGCCGTGCGGCGGGGCGAGGGCGCGTGTGGCAGCGGCGCGGTGTGCCCGGTGGGCGGCAGCACGCGCGCGCACCTGAACGCCACCATGGGCAGCCTGGGCTGGACGTGGGTGCACAACCGGCCCACCGGCAGCGCGGGGTTCGGCACGGGAGGCGCGTCGGCCGGGGCGGGCTTCCGTCGCTATGGCTCGGCCGCGGAGATGGACCCGTCGACGTACGGCACGGTGTCCGGGCGCAACTCCACGGGGCATGACCACGCGACGGCCATCGTCCCCACGCAGTGCGCGAGCAACGCGCCGCCCGCGCCGGTGCCGGTGCTGGATGCGTGGGTGATGTCCGACGAGCGGCAGACGCCGCAGGACCAGCACGTCTACGGCCTGCGTCTTCCGCCGGGGCAGGCGCCCGAGGCGGGTGAGCCCCTCTTCGAGCGGCACACGCTGGGCATGTGCGTGTCCTGCCCGGGCATCTGGCCGTTCGCCATGAGCTACAACGTGGACGAGATGTGGCGCGGGCCGAGCAACCACTACGCCCAGCCGAAGCTGTACTCGGTGTTGCATCGCGATTACGGCAGTGACGCGCGCCGCAACAACCCGGACCCGTGGAACCTGTTCTTCCGCTTCAAGTTCTCCGAGGAGAACACGACGGAGTTCGACCTCTCGATTCCGCTGGGGCGCTCGCGGCCGACGGGGCGTGAGAGCGTGCAGCGCAACCAGGTCGCGCTGTCGGCGGGCATCGTCTACTACCACCGGCCGCGCGCGGCGGCGCAGGGGGGAGGCTGGCGCGAGCCGCCCAACTTCCTGAACCCCTTCTGGCGCGCCACGCTGGTGAGCGCCGAGGGCGCGGTGGACGACAAGCCAGCCGAGAGCCTGGAGACGGCGGGGTTCTCCGAGCACGGCCGGACGCTGCGGGAGCTGGAGCAGGCGGGGTATCGCGGCGGCAGCCGGCGGGGAGCGGGGTACTGA